A part of Carassius carassius chromosome 4, fCarCar2.1, whole genome shotgun sequence genomic DNA contains:
- the LOC132139683 gene encoding ubiquitin-conjugating enzyme E2 G1: protein MTEPQSALLLRRQLAELNKNPVEGFSAGLIDDNDLYRWEVLIIGPPDTLYEGGVFKAHLTFPKDYPLRPPKMKFITEIWHPNVDKNGDVCISILHEPGEDKYGYEKPEERWLPIHTVETIMISVISMLADPNGDSPANVDAAKEWREDRHGEFKRKVARCVRKSQETAFE from the exons ATGACGGAGCCCCAGTCAGCACTGTTACTCAGAAGACAGCTAGCAG AACTGAATAAAAATCCTGTGGAAGGTTTCTCAGCCGGTTTGATAGATGATAATGACCTCTACAGATGGGAAGTGCTAATAATCGGTCCTCCTGATACACTCTA TGAGGGTGGTGTCTTTAAAGCCCATCTTACATTTCCCAAAGACTATCCTCTCAGGCCTCCTAAAATGAAGTTCATAACAGAAATATGGCATCCAAATG TTGACAAGAATGGAGATGTTTGTATTTCGATATTACACGAACCAGGGGAGGATAAATATGGCTATGAGAAACCAGAAGAGCGCTGGCTCCCTATCCACACTGTAGAGACCATCATGATTAGCGTCATCTCTATGCTAGCTGACCCCAATGGAGATTCCCCTGCCAACGTTGATGCAGCA AAAGAGTGGAGAGAAGACAGACATGGTGAATTCAAAAGAAAAGTTGCCCGCTGTGTAAGAAAGAGCCAAGAGACGGCCTTCGAGTGA
- the LOC132139682 gene encoding rabankyrin-5-like — protein sequence MAEEEVQKLQKHLALLRQEYVKMQQKLVETERRCSVLAAQASLPGSTSQASDSFISRLLAIVADLYQQELYSDLKVKIGEQRLSAHKFVLAARSEIWSLANLASTTELDLSDAKPEVAIAMLRWAYTDDLELSGGDGFLINLMKLANRFQLHLLRERCEKGVMSSVNVRNCIRFYQTAEELDATTLMNYCGEIIASHWDDLRKEDFSTMDAQLLYKMIKSKTEYPLHKAIKVEREDVVFLYLIEMDAQLPGRLNELDNNGDLALGLALSKKLESIATTLVNNKADVDMVDQSGWSLLHKAIQRGDEFASTFLIRHSAQVNAATVGAVETPLHLVCSFNPKKHSGEVMAGMAHIAEALLKAGANPNMQNSKGRTPLHEAVVSGNEPVFNQLLQCKHLDLELKDHEGSTALWLALQYITVASDPSVNPFDDEAPVVNGTSFDENSFAALLIQRGSNPDAPDANGNCLMQRAAITGSEAAAIFLATHGAKVNHTNKWGETPLHTACRCGLAGLTAELLQQGANPNLQTDSALPDGVEKSQGVSLQSPLHLAIIHNHPDVVSVILEQKANALHATNNLQIIPDFSLKDSMDQTVLGLALWTGMHTIAAQLLGSGAAINDTMSDGQTLLHMAIKRQDSKSALFLLEHQADINVRTQEGQTALQLAISNQLPLVVDAICTRGADMSVVDEKGDPPLWLALENGLEDIASTLVRHGCDATCWSSGPGGCHQTLLHRAIDENNEITACFLIRSGCDVNSPRRPGPNGEGDEEARDGQSPLHLAASWGLEEVAQCLLEFGATVNAQDSEGRAPIHVAISNQQNVIIQLLISHPEIRLNIRDRQGMTPFACAMTHKNNKAAEAILKREPGAAEQVDNKGRNFLHVAVQNSDIESVLFLISVQANVNSRVQDSAKLSPLHLAVQAGSEIIVRNLLLAGAKVNELTKHRQTALHLAAQQDLSTICSVLIENGVDFTAVDENGNNALHLAVMQGRLNNVRALLTESNIDAEAYNLRGQSPMHVLGQYGKENAAAIFELFLECMPEYPLDKPDNEGNTVLLLAYIKGNANLCRAIVRAGARLGVTNNQGINIFNYQVATKQLLFRLLDMLSKEPPWCDGSNCFECMTKFGVTTRKHHCRHCGRLLCHKCSIKEIPIIKFDLNKPVRVCDICFGVLTLGGVS from the exons ATGGCGGAAG AGGAGGTGCAGAAATTGCAGAAGCACCTTGCTCTGCTGAGGCAGGAGTATGTGAAGATGCAGCAGAAGCTGGTGGAGACGGAGAGGCGCTGCTCCGTGTTGGCTGCCCAGGCCTCTCTCCCCGGTTCCACCTCCCAGGCCAGTGACTCCTTCATCAGCCGCCTGCTGGCCATTGTGGCTGACCTTTATCAGCAGGAGCTGTACAG TGATCTGAAGGTGAAGATTGGAGAGCAGAGGCTCAGTGCTCATAAATTTGTGCTGGCTGCTCGGAGTGAAATCTGGAGCTTAGCCAACCTGGCCTCCACCACAGAACTGGACCTCTCAG ATGCCAAACCAGAGGTTGCCATTGCAATGCTGCGCTGGGCGTACACGGACGATCTGGAGTTGAGTGGAGGTGATGGCTTCCTCATCAACCTGATGAAGCTGGCCAACCGCTTCCAGCTCCATCTTCTGCGAGAAAG ATGTGAGAAAGGGGTGATGTCATCAGTGAACGTAAGGAACTGTATCAGATTCTACCAGACCGCTGAAGAGCTGGACGCCACAACACTGATGAACTATTGTGGAGAAATCATTGCCAGTCACTGG GACGATCTTCGGAAAGAGGACTTCAGTACTATGGATGCTCAGCTGCTCTATAAGATGATCAAATCCAAGACCGAGTACCCCCTTCACAAAGCAATTAAAGTAGAACGAGAAGATGTGGTCTTCCTTTATCTGATAGAGATGGACGCCCAG TTACCTGGAAGGTTGAATGAGCTGGATAATAATGGAGACTTGGCGCTGGGTCTGGCTCTGTCCAAAAAGCTGGAGAGCATCGCCACCACACTGGTCAACAACAAAGCAGATGTAGACATGGTGGACCAGAGCGGCTGGAGTCTTCTACACAAGGCCATCCAGAGAG GAGATGAGTTTGCCTCCACTTTTCTGATCCGTCACTCCGCACAGGTGAACGCTGCCACAGTGGGGGCAGTGGAGACGCCTCTGCACCTGGTCTGCTCTTTCAACCCTAAAAAACACAGTGGTGAAGTTATGGCTGGCATGGCCCACATCGCTGAGGCTTTGCTTAAAGCTGGTGCCAACCCAAACATGCAAAACAGCAAAGGACG GACGCCACTACATGAGGCTGTGGTGTCAGGAAATGAGCCGGTCTTTAACCAGCTGCTGCAATGCAAACA TTTGGACCTGGAGCTGAAAGACCATGAAGGCAGCACTGCACTGTGGCTGGCTCTGCAGTACATCACTGTGGCCTCTGACCCCTCCGTCAACCCTTTTGACGATGAAGCTCCTGTTGTGAACGGAACCTCATTTGACGAGAACAGTTTCGCAGCACTGCTCATACAGAGAGGGAGCAATCCTGATGCACCAGATGCTAACG GTAACTGCCTCATGCAGAGAGCAGCTATCACAGGAAGTGAAGCGGCCGCTATCTTCCTGGCCACACATGGAGCTAAAGTTAATCACACTAACAAATGG ggtgAGACCCCCCTCCATACTGCTTGCCGATGTGGCTTGGCGGGGCTAACAGCAGAGTTGCTCCAGCAGGGGGCAAATCCTAACCTGCAGACTGACAGTGCCTTGCCTGATGGAGTCGAGAAAAGCCAAGGAGTCTCCTTGCAAAGTCCGCTCCACCTGGCCATCATTCACAATCACCCAGATGTGGTGTCTGTCATATTAGAGCAGAAAG CCAATGCACTACATGCCACCAACAATCTGCAGATCATCCCTGACTTCAGTTTGAAAGATTCGATGGATCAGACCGTTCTGGGTCTCGCACTCTGGACAG GTATGCACACTATCGCCGCACAGCTGCTGGGTTCTGGAGCAGCCATTAATGACACCATGTCTGATGGACAGACACTACTGCACATGGCCATAAAGAGACAGGACAGCAAGAGCGCCCTCTTCCTGCTGGAACACCAGGCTGACATTAACGTCAG GACACAGGAGGGGCAGACGGCTTTACAGTTGGCCATCAGTAACCAGCTTCCTTTAGTAGTGGACGCCATCTGCACAAGAGGAGCAGACATGTCAGTGGTGGATGAGAAGGGTGATCCTCCGCTCTGGCTGGCTCTAGAAAATGGTTTGGAGGACATAGCTTCCACATTG GTCAGGCATGGGTGTGATGCAACCTGTTGGAGTTCAGGTCCTGGAGGATGTCATCAAACTCTTCTCCACAGAGCCATCGACGAGAACAACGAGATCACTGCCTGCTTCCTTATACGCAG TGGCTGTGATGTGAACAGCCCTAGGAGGCCTGGTCCTAACGGTGAGGGAGATGAGGAGGCGAGAGATGGGCAGAGCCCACTGCATCTGGCTGCGTCCTGGGGTCTGGAGGAGGTGGCCCAGTGCCTTTTGGAGTTCGGAGCCACTGTGAACGCACAG GATTCAGAGGGTCGTGCTCCCATCCATGTTGCCATCAGCAACCAGCAAAACGTCATCATCCAGCTACTCATCTCCCACCCAGAAATCCGCTTGAATATTCGAGACAGACAAGGCATGACACCATTTGCCTGTGCCATGACCCATAAGAACAATAAGGCTGCCGAAGCCATCCTAAAGAGAGAGCCTGGCGCTGCTGAACAG GTGGACAACAAAGGTCGCAACTTCCTGCATGTTGCCGTGCAGAACTCCGACATAGAGAGTGTGCTCTTTCTCATTAGTGTACAGGCCAACGTGAACTCCAGAGTGCAGGACAGTGCCAAACTTTCTCCTCTACACCTGGCCGTACAGGCGGGATCAGAGATCATTGTCAGAAATCTG CTTTTGGCTGGTGCTAAAGTAAACGAGTTGACCAAGCATCGTCAGACAGCGCTGCATCTCGCTGCACAACAGGATCTTTCCACAATCTGCTCTGTCCTGATCGAGAATGGCGTTGATTTCACTGCAGTAGATGAGAATGGAAACAATG CACTTCATCTGGCCGTGATGCAGGGGCGTCTGAATAATGTGCGTGCTCTACTCACTGAGTCCAACATAGATGCAGAGGCCTATAATCTCAG AGGTCAATCTCCCATGCATGTCCTTGGCCAGTATGGGAAAGAGAATGCAGCAGCCATTTTTGAGCTGTTTTTGGAATGCATGCCTGAGTATCCCCTGGATAAACCCGACAATGAAGGGAACACAG TGCTTCTGTTGGCATACATAAAAGGAAACGCTAACCTGTGTCGTGCCATTGTGAGGGCTGGAGCTCGACTTGGTGTTACTAACAACCAGGGCATCAACATCTTCAACTATCAGGTTGCCACTAAGCAGCTTCTGTTCCGTTTACTAG ATATGCTATCCAAAGAGCCCCCGTGGTGTGATGGTTCAAACTGCTTTGAATGTATGACCAAATTTGGAGTCACCACCAGGAAACATCACTG cCGCCATTGTGGGCGTCTGCTCTGCCATAAGTGCTCTATAAAGGAGATCCCCATCATCAAATTTGACCTGAACAAACCTGTGCGTGTATGTGACATCTGCTTTGGTGTGCTGACATTGGGTGGTGTGTCCTAA